A window of Ignavibacteriales bacterium contains these coding sequences:
- a CDS encoding DUF721 domain-containing protein codes for MAKQHTRSSFRTLDDVLNKEAEFTNLRESLKNYNIVDEFEIIFPELKPIAQAVKVEKQILFLRVENSVWKSELNLRKNLIAEKINKHFNGQVIKTLKFL; via the coding sequence ATGGCAAAGCAGCATACGCGTAGCAGTTTTAGAACACTCGATGATGTGTTGAATAAAGAAGCAGAGTTTACCAATCTGCGCGAGTCGCTTAAGAATTATAATATTGTTGATGAGTTTGAAATAATATTTCCAGAACTAAAACCGATCGCTCAAGCAGTTAAGGTAGAAAAACAAATTTTATTTCTTAGAGTAGAAAACTCTGTCTGGAAAAGCGAATTGAACCTAAGAAAAAATCTAATAGCAGAAAAAATAAATAAACATTTTAACGGACAAGTAATAAAAACATTAAAGTTTTTGTAG